The following proteins are encoded in a genomic region of Comamonas resistens:
- a CDS encoding YdgA family protein has translation MSKKVGIGIATAAVMVVAGALGTSYYMGGKLEQEFTANLPKLNMNGVTVKVVSYERGAFSSTAKTSWTMEGGDEPVQFMADHRISHGPLPMGHAAQIHTSFQLPADADEALKTALNGRSPLEVDTKLGWGRSSSSVMTSPAVTARIKDSDVNWGGMKVEWDMPADMKAAKGTAQFAALHFKDEEGSAGMDKAQMRFDIKQPEGQKFWIGPFAMTIDKFSALKQEEEGKTSASSFEGISMDSDTKLNGDVVEMTLKSGIKSIKLEDAKADDLLLDVSLHNLDASWINNVIDMSKRKSASTDEGEAPEDLEPDLREKLMNSLTQALARKPSIDINRVSMRTEDGVSEFGASLSYIGDGQKMGNLLKDVKLSLKADVPSKAMDAFLVSRKKNALLSVFEDESEYKPEEIEETAKLQAQASVQALKDKGILLEKDGKLNTQIVYANGEIQVNGKALDDTGTAVLMGEALE, from the coding sequence ATGAGCAAAAAAGTGGGCATAGGTATTGCAACAGCCGCCGTGATGGTGGTCGCCGGTGCACTGGGCACCAGCTATTACATGGGCGGCAAGCTGGAACAGGAGTTCACAGCCAACCTTCCCAAGCTGAATATGAACGGCGTGACGGTCAAGGTCGTCAGCTACGAGCGCGGCGCCTTCTCCTCCACTGCCAAGACCAGCTGGACCATGGAGGGCGGTGACGAGCCCGTGCAATTCATGGCCGATCACAGGATCTCGCACGGCCCGCTGCCCATGGGCCATGCGGCGCAGATTCACACCAGCTTCCAGCTGCCCGCCGATGCCGATGAGGCCTTGAAAACCGCCCTCAACGGCCGCTCTCCCCTGGAAGTCGATACCAAGCTTGGCTGGGGTCGCAGCAGCTCCAGCGTCATGACCTCACCGGCCGTCACCGCGCGCATCAAGGACAGCGATGTGAACTGGGGTGGCATGAAAGTGGAATGGGACATGCCTGCCGATATGAAGGCCGCCAAGGGCACCGCCCAGTTCGCAGCCCTGCACTTCAAGGACGAGGAAGGCAGCGCAGGCATGGACAAGGCGCAGATGCGCTTTGACATCAAGCAGCCCGAAGGCCAGAAGTTCTGGATCGGCCCTTTTGCCATGACCATCGACAAGTTCTCCGCGCTCAAGCAGGAAGAGGAAGGCAAGACCTCGGCTTCCAGTTTTGAAGGCATCAGCATGGACAGCGATACCAAGCTGAACGGGGATGTGGTAGAGATGACGCTCAAGAGCGGCATCAAGAGCATCAAGCTGGAAGATGCCAAGGCCGATGATCTGCTGCTGGACGTGAGCTTGCACAACCTGGATGCCAGCTGGATCAACAACGTCATCGACATGAGCAAGCGCAAATCGGCCAGCACCGATGAAGGCGAAGCCCCCGAAGACCTGGAGCCCGATCTGCGCGAGAAGCTGATGAACAGCCTGACCCAGGCTCTGGCACGCAAGCCGTCCATTGATATCAACCGAGTCTCCATGCGCACCGAAGACGGCGTGAGCGAATTCGGCGCCTCCCTGTCCTATATCGGTGATGGCCAGAAGATGGGCAATCTGCTCAAGGACGTCAAACTCAGCCTCAAGGCCGATGTGCCATCCAAGGCCATGGACGCCTTCCTGGTCTCTCGCAAGAAAAATGCGCTGTTGTCGGTTTTCGAGGATGAGAGCGAGTACAAGCCCGAAGAAATCGAAGAAACTGCCAAGCTGCAAGCCCAGGCCAGCGTGCAGGCTCTGAAGGACAAGGGCATTTTGCTGGAGAAGGACGGCAAGCTGAACACGCAGATCGTCTATGCCAATGGTGAGATTCAGGTCAACGGCAAGGCACTGGACGACACCGGCACAGCCGTGCTGATGGGCGAGGCCCTGGAATAA
- a CDS encoding DUF3300 domain-containing protein — protein sequence MSYPSTKNQQSWRLAATACAALALLSACNDKDKPAASDTTTAPPQTSLSDSGPATGPQPIAPVAYTPPSAEVLYQMVAPIALYPDKLVAQILAGATYPEQVTAAESWLGQNPGLQKTAMSNAVNAQNWDPSIKSLTQFPNVLEQLASNLPWTTALGKAYYNDPADVLNAIQVMRNRAYKAGTLKSSKHLVVSAGSAPSQGDYTPSNAVSAIPQAVIAPPEQYIEIAPSEVSTVYVPQYDPGVVYGEPLPVYGGYNYVSAPVAVGVGVPVAAGLLGFGAGVLLAQASMPHPSWGWHSWDMHWGAPERHDWRPGMPPPPPMARPAVVYNNQTYISQSRTVRTVVQNNQHTENVRVTNIYENGAPSHAMPQAAMATGVGAAAGAAVLAASHGIGSRQVPVQQAMPPTGQPPSPQTARMPSPAGTPTMPAMPMHQQAHAQGIMDQRAGMPSGQAQILPQQKAPQAMMQQQHQQQLQQAQHEQQQRQQQAQMQAQQQAQQQAALHQQQLAQQRAGAQSQQKQAEQQAQMQQRQQQQQLAQQQAQREATQHQQQMAQQHAAQQQRQAEQQAQIQQRQQQQQLAQREQQQAQREAAQRQQQQQMAQQRAAQQQQRQAEQQAQMQQQRQQQMQQAQREQQQRQQQAQREAQHQQQMAQQRAVQMQQRQAVAHAAPQQHGDHHEHR from the coding sequence ATGTCGTATCCATCCACCAAGAATCAGCAGTCATGGCGGCTTGCCGCCACCGCCTGTGCAGCCCTTGCTCTGCTCAGCGCCTGCAATGACAAGGACAAACCTGCAGCCTCGGACACGACGACAGCCCCGCCCCAGACGAGCCTGAGCGACAGCGGCCCGGCAACCGGCCCTCAACCCATCGCCCCCGTAGCCTATACACCGCCGTCTGCCGAAGTGCTCTATCAGATGGTGGCCCCTATTGCCCTCTACCCCGACAAGCTGGTCGCACAAATTCTGGCCGGCGCCACCTACCCGGAACAGGTCACAGCCGCAGAAAGCTGGCTAGGCCAGAACCCCGGCCTGCAAAAGACTGCCATGAGCAATGCGGTCAACGCCCAGAACTGGGACCCTTCCATCAAATCGCTGACCCAGTTTCCCAATGTGCTGGAGCAGCTGGCCTCCAACCTGCCCTGGACCACCGCGCTGGGCAAGGCCTATTACAACGACCCGGCTGATGTGCTCAATGCCATACAGGTCATGCGCAACCGCGCATACAAGGCGGGCACGCTCAAAAGCTCCAAACATCTGGTCGTCAGTGCCGGCAGTGCTCCCAGCCAGGGTGATTACACGCCCAGCAACGCTGTTTCCGCCATTCCACAAGCGGTGATCGCGCCGCCGGAGCAGTACATCGAAATTGCCCCCTCCGAAGTCAGCACCGTCTATGTGCCCCAATATGATCCCGGCGTTGTCTATGGCGAACCGCTGCCGGTCTACGGAGGCTATAACTACGTCTCTGCGCCTGTCGCAGTAGGCGTCGGCGTCCCCGTCGCCGCAGGCCTGTTGGGCTTTGGCGCAGGCGTGCTGCTGGCGCAGGCCAGCATGCCCCATCCGTCCTGGGGTTGGCATTCCTGGGATATGCACTGGGGTGCACCCGAGCGTCATGACTGGCGCCCAGGCATGCCTCCACCCCCTCCCATGGCCAGGCCTGCCGTGGTCTACAACAACCAGACCTATATCTCCCAGTCGCGCACGGTGCGCACCGTGGTGCAGAACAATCAGCACACGGAGAATGTCAGAGTCACCAACATCTACGAAAACGGTGCGCCTAGCCATGCCATGCCGCAGGCAGCCATGGCCACCGGGGTAGGAGCAGCCGCCGGAGCGGCAGTGCTCGCGGCCAGCCATGGCATCGGCTCCAGGCAGGTCCCCGTGCAGCAGGCCATGCCCCCAACCGGCCAGCCTCCCTCACCCCAGACGGCCCGTATGCCCTCTCCTGCTGGCACACCCACGATGCCTGCCATGCCCATGCATCAGCAGGCCCATGCCCAGGGCATCATGGATCAGCGTGCCGGCATGCCGTCCGGACAAGCCCAGATACTGCCGCAGCAAAAAGCACCGCAAGCCATGATGCAGCAACAACATCAGCAACAGTTGCAACAGGCGCAACACGAGCAGCAGCAACGCCAGCAGCAGGCCCAGATGCAAGCGCAACAACAAGCTCAGCAGCAAGCCGCCCTGCACCAGCAGCAACTGGCCCAGCAGCGTGCCGGGGCTCAATCACAGCAAAAGCAGGCTGAGCAACAGGCCCAGATGCAGCAACGCCAGCAACAGCAGCAGCTGGCTCAGCAACAGGCACAACGGGAAGCCACCCAGCACCAGCAGCAGATGGCACAACAGCACGCGGCCCAACAGCAACGCCAGGCGGAACAACAGGCCCAGATACAGCAACGCCAGCAACAGCAACAACTAGCTCAGCGCGAACAGCAGCAGGCACAACGGGAAGCCGCCCAGCGCCAGCAGCAGCAACAAATGGCACAACAGCGCGCAGCCCAGCAGCAGCAGCGCCAGGCGGAACAACAAGCCCAGATGCAGCAACAACGTCAGCAGCAGATGCAGCAGGCCCAGCGTGAGCAGCAGCAACGCCAGCAGCAGGCCCAGAGAGAGGCGCAGCATCAGCAGCAAATGGCTCAGCAGCGGGCAGTCCAGATGCAGCAGCGCCAGGCCGTTGCCCATGCCGCCCCTCAGCAGCATGGCGACCATCACGAGCACCGATAG
- a CDS encoding FMN-binding negative transcriptional regulator: MYNPAHFAVTDEARLHALIHQHPLGCLVMHGPHGLDANHLPFELLQADDGSLSLQAHVDRANPLWQQLANGDPVMVIFKAADGYISPNWYPSKHQTHEQVPTWNYQVVHVHGKIRIRDDEKFLRGVLGRLTRTHETRVAALPGNDFKPWKMSDAPAAYLQKLLGVIVGLEIEVLRLEGKFKLSQNKESSDRVALVQTLSALGQADMAQAIEKPL, encoded by the coding sequence ATGTACAACCCCGCCCACTTTGCAGTTACCGACGAAGCCCGTCTTCACGCCCTGATACACCAGCATCCTCTGGGCTGTCTGGTCATGCATGGCCCGCACGGGCTGGATGCCAATCACCTGCCCTTCGAGCTGCTGCAAGCCGATGACGGCAGCCTGAGCCTGCAAGCCCATGTCGACCGCGCCAATCCGCTGTGGCAGCAACTGGCCAATGGCGATCCGGTCATGGTCATCTTCAAGGCCGCCGACGGCTATATCTCGCCCAACTGGTACCCGAGCAAGCATCAGACGCATGAGCAGGTTCCGACCTGGAACTATCAGGTCGTCCATGTCCATGGAAAGATCCGGATTCGCGATGACGAGAAGTTTCTGCGCGGCGTTCTGGGCCGCCTGACCCGCACACACGAAACCCGTGTTGCCGCCTTGCCCGGCAATGATTTCAAGCCCTGGAAGATGAGCGATGCTCCCGCGGCCTATCTGCAAAAATTGCTGGGAGTCATCGTGGGGCTGGAGATCGAGGTGCTGCGCCTGGAAGGCAAATTCAAGCTCAGCCAGAACAAAGAGAGCAGCGACCGCGTGGCGCTGGTGCAGACCTTGTCGGCACTGGGCCAAGCCGATATGGCCCAGGCCATTGAAAAACCCCTATAA